A window of Agrobacterium tumefaciens contains these coding sequences:
- a CDS encoding Zn-dependent oxidoreductase encodes MVTISVLEPHKLAVDRREVAPPSEGEIAVQVMRAGICGSDMHILHGSNPFVTYPRIIGHEFAGVVTALGAGVSGLAIGDHVVADPVISCGHCHPCRIGRSNVCANLQVIGVHRDGGFRSTAVLPQENAVKISSSMGFDVAALAEPLAVAANVFWRTGCSADDTVLIYGAGTVGITVLQVAKMRGARCIIADIDEMRLDRAMEFGADVVINSRTKSVAESVAGEMDGLGPSVVIDGAGIPALLDEACRIAGPAGRIGLLGFSSAPCNVTQQEIVRKELTVVGSRLNRRFILEVVEWLDAGKLKPSGMITQTFAAEDARLAFDLIERNPEKTLKVQLAFDA; translated from the coding sequence ATGGTTACGATATCGGTACTCGAACCGCACAAGCTGGCGGTCGATCGGCGCGAGGTTGCTCCTCCATCGGAGGGTGAAATTGCAGTTCAGGTCATGCGCGCCGGCATTTGCGGTTCTGACATGCATATCCTTCACGGCTCGAATCCGTTTGTGACCTATCCGCGTATCATCGGTCATGAGTTCGCCGGTGTCGTCACCGCGCTCGGCGCTGGCGTGTCAGGGCTTGCGATTGGCGATCATGTGGTGGCAGATCCCGTCATATCCTGCGGCCATTGCCATCCATGCCGCATTGGACGCTCGAATGTTTGCGCCAACCTGCAGGTTATCGGCGTTCATCGTGATGGCGGATTTCGGTCAACTGCCGTCCTTCCACAAGAGAACGCCGTCAAGATATCTTCTTCCATGGGTTTCGATGTGGCTGCTCTCGCGGAGCCGCTTGCGGTCGCTGCCAATGTTTTCTGGCGCACCGGCTGCTCGGCCGACGACACTGTCTTGATCTATGGTGCCGGCACCGTCGGCATCACGGTACTTCAAGTTGCCAAGATGCGCGGCGCGCGCTGCATCATCGCCGATATCGACGAAATGCGCCTCGATCGCGCCATGGAGTTCGGCGCCGACGTTGTCATCAATTCTAGGACGAAGTCCGTGGCTGAATCCGTTGCAGGCGAAATGGACGGTCTCGGGCCGTCTGTTGTTATCGATGGCGCGGGAATTCCGGCGCTGCTGGACGAGGCATGCCGCATAGCAGGGCCGGCAGGGCGCATCGGTTTGCTCGGCTTTTCTTCCGCGCCATGCAATGTCACTCAGCAGGAGATCGTTCGCAAGGAATTAACTGTCGTCGGCTCGCGGCTCAATCGCCGGTTTATTCTCGAAGTGGTAGAGTGGCTGGATGCTGGCAAGCTGAAACCGTCCGGCATGATCACGCAGACTTTCGCCGCTGAAGACGCGCGTTTAGCGTTCGATCTCATAGAGCGGAATCCTGAGAAGACGTTGAAGGTCCAGCTGGCTTTCGATGCCTGA
- the uxuA gene encoding mannonate dehydratase — MRHTWRWFGPVDKVSVREAAQAGAQGIVSSLHHLPTGTAWTTEEVEKRQQEVRAGGLDWELVESIPVSESIKTMSGDWKAHIDAWQQSLRVLAKAGISTVCYNFMPVLDWTRTDLRWETPIGARAMRFDLIDFVAFDLHMLQRPGARGEYSAVVAEQADSHFRAMSAEKKAALSRNIGAGLPGSTDGYSIGELREALARYAAIDAATLRKNLIDFLSEVVPVAEELGMRLCAHGDDPPWPLLGLPRILSTEADYLEVLHGVDSMANGVTFCTGSLGVRADNDLPAMLRRLAPKIHFFHLRNVRREEERMPCSFFEDEHLEGNTDMVAIVAEIVAEEKRRKAEGRSDHQIFMRPDHGQEILEDLTRGAQPGYPAIGRLKGLAELRGIERTLSHTSYGLG, encoded by the coding sequence ATGAGACATACGTGGCGCTGGTTTGGGCCGGTTGATAAGGTAAGCGTCCGCGAGGCTGCCCAGGCAGGAGCGCAGGGTATCGTCAGTTCGCTGCATCACCTTCCAACGGGAACCGCATGGACGACAGAAGAGGTTGAAAAGCGGCAGCAGGAAGTTCGCGCGGGCGGCCTCGATTGGGAGCTTGTCGAGAGCATCCCGGTTTCTGAAAGCATCAAGACCATGTCCGGGGACTGGAAAGCGCATATCGACGCGTGGCAGCAGAGCCTCCGTGTGCTGGCCAAGGCCGGCATCTCCACCGTTTGCTACAATTTCATGCCGGTTCTGGATTGGACACGCACCGATCTGCGCTGGGAAACGCCGATCGGCGCGCGCGCGATGCGTTTCGATCTGATCGACTTCGTGGCGTTCGACCTCCATATGCTCCAGCGCCCCGGAGCAAGAGGCGAGTACTCCGCTGTTGTCGCCGAACAGGCCGATTCGCACTTCCGTGCCATGTCGGCTGAAAAGAAGGCGGCGCTATCTCGCAATATTGGTGCCGGTCTTCCCGGTTCTACGGATGGCTACAGCATCGGCGAACTCAGGGAAGCACTTGCCCGCTATGCCGCTATCGATGCCGCCACCTTGCGGAAGAATCTCATCGATTTCCTTTCGGAAGTCGTGCCGGTGGCTGAAGAACTCGGCATGCGGCTCTGCGCCCATGGTGACGATCCGCCCTGGCCATTGCTCGGCCTGCCGCGCATTTTGTCGACCGAAGCGGACTATCTCGAAGTCCTGCACGGGGTTGACAGCATGGCGAACGGGGTGACCTTCTGTACGGGATCGCTCGGAGTGCGTGCGGATAATGATCTGCCTGCCATGCTCCGACGCCTGGCACCAAAAATCCACTTCTTCCATCTTCGAAACGTTCGCCGCGAGGAAGAGCGTATGCCGTGCTCCTTCTTCGAAGACGAACATCTCGAAGGTAATACGGATATGGTGGCAATAGTCGCCGAGATCGTCGCCGAGGAAAAGCGCCGCAAGGCGGAAGGACGGAGCGACCATCAGATATTCATGCGGCCTGATCACGGTCAGGAAATCCTGGAAGACCTTACGCGCGGCGCCCAGCCTGGCTATCCTGCGATCGGTCGCCTTAAAGGTCTCGCAGAGCTGCGCGGCATCGAGCGGACCTTGTCGCACACCAGCTATGGATTGGGATGA
- a CDS encoding mannitol dehydrogenase family protein, whose protein sequence is MNRLNAQAPLSEDVERPGYDRRSLKPGIVHIGVGAFHRAHQAIYTDDALASAFGDWGIISVSLRSTDIVKSLKDQDYLHSVTIRDQSGAKTKLVGSTVGAIAAAEDREALLLKLSDPAIRVVTLTVSEKAYGLDLKTGSLDTAHSAVAYDLADPESPVGVIGYLTEGLARRRAAGHQPYTVLCCDNLPSNGHVVRRLVLEMASRRDAHLAKWIEEEGRFPSSMVDRIVPAGTQEVRVRAAEALGAWDDLALETEPFRQWVIEDDFVSGRPAWDAGGALFVSAVEPYEKMKLRLLNGSHSLIAYLGQLRGLEYVRDVMAVSEYREIVRRHMQAAKFTLDPVPGIDLDSYIEELIARFANPEIAHRTAQIAMDGTQKLPQRIFAAAVDALAAGSDGDRFAYVTALWMAYVTRFEKIDDPRAQEVRQAALAGDGSSVSLFAVSGLFSPELKNNHDWRGKVDAHLKQILTG, encoded by the coding sequence ATGAACCGATTGAACGCACAAGCACCTTTGTCGGAAGATGTCGAACGTCCAGGCTATGATCGCCGGTCACTCAAGCCGGGCATCGTCCATATCGGTGTGGGCGCGTTCCATCGAGCTCATCAGGCCATCTATACGGATGATGCCCTGGCGAGCGCATTCGGGGACTGGGGTATCATCAGCGTGAGCCTTCGTTCCACGGATATCGTCAAATCCTTGAAGGACCAGGACTACCTGCACTCCGTGACAATACGCGACCAGTCTGGCGCTAAGACAAAGCTTGTCGGCTCGACCGTCGGCGCGATTGCTGCAGCCGAGGACAGGGAGGCGTTGCTTTTGAAGCTTTCGGATCCGGCAATCCGAGTCGTGACCTTAACGGTGAGCGAGAAGGCTTATGGCCTCGATCTGAAGACGGGAAGTCTTGATACCGCACATTCCGCGGTTGCTTATGATCTGGCCGATCCTGAAAGTCCTGTCGGCGTGATCGGTTATCTCACGGAGGGTCTTGCACGCCGGCGGGCTGCAGGCCACCAACCCTATACAGTCCTCTGCTGTGACAATCTGCCAAGCAACGGCCATGTCGTTCGACGGCTGGTCCTCGAAATGGCGTCCCGTCGCGACGCGCACCTCGCTAAGTGGATCGAGGAGGAAGGGCGCTTTCCGTCGAGCATGGTCGACCGAATCGTTCCGGCGGGAACCCAGGAGGTCCGCGTGCGGGCAGCCGAAGCGCTTGGAGCATGGGATGATCTGGCGCTTGAGACGGAGCCTTTCAGGCAGTGGGTCATCGAGGACGATTTTGTTTCCGGGCGACCCGCTTGGGATGCCGGCGGCGCGCTGTTCGTTAGCGCGGTCGAACCCTATGAGAAGATGAAGCTGCGTCTGCTCAACGGCTCGCACTCGTTGATCGCCTATCTCGGGCAGCTCCGCGGGCTCGAATATGTTCGCGACGTCATGGCTGTTTCTGAATACCGGGAGATAGTGCGCCGCCACATGCAGGCGGCGAAATTCACCCTCGATCCGGTTCCCGGCATCGACCTCGACAGCTACATCGAGGAGCTGATTGCCCGCTTCGCCAATCCCGAGATCGCCCACCGCACGGCGCAGATCGCAATGGACGGAACGCAGAAGCTGCCACAGCGGATTTTCGCTGCTGCGGTTGATGCTCTTGCCGCCGGTAGCGACGGTGACCGTTTCGCTTATGTCACTGCGCTCTGGATGGCCTATGTCACGCGATTTGAAAAGATCGACGATCCGCGCGCCCAGGAAGTGCGGCAGGCGGCGTTGGCTGGTGATGGGTCCTCGGTGTCCCTTTTCGCCGTCTCCGGTCTTTTTTCGCCTGAGCTGAAAAACAATCACGACTGGCGCGGGAAAGTGGACGCGCACCTGAAACAGATACTGACTGGCTGA
- a CDS encoding cyclase family protein: protein MADISSLRTLFSEEHFTFVDLTHPMKAEMPVWPTHPRFCQEVIESYDNGDVACNHSLCLSEHSGTHFDAPLHFVKGGSSIAEIVPQRFFGRMATISVLDALLCEAVGADRILAFEESHGQIEAGDAVFFHFGWDRFWDDASQHGRFLSDWPGLSKEASELLRARGVRIVGSDCLSIDHYGSTDFPAHNTLLGADILVGENFANLGQLPPYCFLTALPLPIEGGSGSPARAVALVGTPDGSDYGQGIPLQTGTISRGKA from the coding sequence ATGGCGGACATCAGCAGCCTGAGAACCCTGTTCAGCGAAGAGCACTTCACCTTCGTCGATCTGACACATCCGATGAAGGCGGAGATGCCGGTTTGGCCGACGCATCCACGCTTCTGCCAAGAGGTCATCGAGAGCTACGACAATGGTGATGTCGCCTGCAATCATTCACTCTGCCTCAGCGAACATTCCGGTACGCATTTCGACGCACCGCTGCATTTCGTCAAAGGTGGAAGCTCGATCGCGGAGATTGTACCCCAACGGTTCTTTGGCCGCATGGCGACCATCAGCGTCTTAGATGCGCTGCTTTGCGAAGCCGTCGGTGCGGACCGGATTCTAGCCTTCGAGGAAAGCCACGGACAAATCGAAGCCGGTGATGCGGTGTTCTTCCATTTCGGCTGGGATCGCTTCTGGGACGATGCATCACAACACGGGCGCTTTCTCAGCGACTGGCCGGGGCTTTCGAAAGAAGCCAGCGAACTCCTGCGTGCCAGAGGTGTTCGTATCGTCGGCTCGGACTGCCTTTCGATAGATCACTATGGAAGTACGGATTTCCCGGCCCACAACACGTTGCTCGGAGCCGATATTCTGGTTGGCGAGAATTTCGCCAATCTCGGTCAGCTGCCTCCTTACTGCTTCCTTACCGCATTGCCTCTTCCGATCGAAGGCGGCTCCGGCTCTCCCGCAAGGGCGGTTGCGCTCGTCGGTACGCCGGACGGAAGTGATTACGGGCAAGGGATTCCACTGCAAACCGGCACAATTTCACGAGGTAAGGCATGA